In Desulfomicrobium escambiense DSM 10707, a single window of DNA contains:
- a CDS encoding head maturation protease, ClpP-related: protein MSVRLSARELWNRAESEALARVKNGQPAQISPGMAYNAAKDEATVFVLDAIGGWFGIDPKEWVPAFAAIKAKTIHLRVNSPGGSVFDAESMRTIVSQHPARVIAHIDGYAASAAATLVTAADEVEISSGAYIMVHDAWACGMGRAEELESCAALLRKTTAGIAAAYARRTGKPLAQVRKWMADETWFSAPEALEHGFVDKIYVPGPAASSTGTDKAKRERALQLAALQAKI from the coding sequence ATGAGCGTCCGACTCTCAGCCCGCGAACTCTGGAACCGTGCCGAGTCCGAGGCCCTGGCCCGCGTCAAGAACGGCCAGCCCGCACAGATCAGCCCGGGCATGGCCTACAACGCCGCCAAAGACGAGGCCACGGTTTTTGTGCTCGACGCGATTGGCGGATGGTTTGGCATTGACCCGAAGGAGTGGGTGCCTGCCTTCGCAGCGATCAAGGCGAAGACCATTCATCTGCGTGTCAACTCACCGGGCGGATCTGTTTTCGACGCGGAGTCCATGCGCACTATCGTTTCGCAGCATCCGGCGCGGGTGATTGCCCACATTGACGGCTACGCGGCCAGCGCCGCCGCTACTTTGGTCACAGCGGCCGACGAGGTGGAAATTTCCTCCGGTGCCTACATCATGGTCCACGACGCATGGGCCTGTGGCATGGGCCGGGCCGAAGAGCTGGAGAGTTGCGCGGCGCTGCTTCGGAAGACCACGGCAGGCATCGCAGCCGCCTATGCCCGGCGCACCGGGAAGCCCTTGGCGCAGGTCAGAAAGTGGATGGCTGACGAGACATGGTTCTCCGCTCCCGAGGCCCTGGAGCATGGGTTTGTGGACAAGATCTATGTCCCTGGCCCGGCCGCGTCCTCGACAGGCACCGACAAGGCCAAACGCGAACGCGCCCTGCAGCTCGCGGCCCTTCAAGCGAAAATTTAA
- a CDS encoding phage major capsid protein produces the protein MNLDALVTRQTQIMDQARALQEKDNFSDSDQRKFDALMKEANALAQQASNYRKLNGLSDPQDAFFVAGSASDVGISIGNQPRVYKNLGEQMLDVMAMTTGTDMRAKSAAAERYQQIVNAAGGNTSTPSEGGYLVETDKAADIATTAIQTGVFSSRCSIQPIGPNADSYSYLAADDRDRSDGKINGVSVYRKGEADLMQDGGKAKLQERELRLEDLYGLVYVTNRMLRDAPAMAAYTKRVLRQQLSFRLDSEIWSGNGAGQCLGVMNSNLPVTVAKETSQTAGTIVAENVVKMMGRFKGNLRSACWFINQDCLPQFPLMKIGDTPVYTPDFRGNPFGALFSLPIVPVEFCATLGNLGDIVLADWSEYLLVTKGGVEEAESIHVKFLTDETAFRFIMRNNGQPMHDKPITPLNGTNTLSPFVTLAARTE, from the coding sequence ATGAACCTCGACGCACTTGTCACCAGGCAGACCCAAATCATGGACCAGGCCCGCGCCCTGCAGGAAAAGGACAACTTTTCCGACAGCGACCAGCGCAAGTTTGACGCCCTCATGAAGGAGGCCAACGCGCTTGCCCAGCAGGCAAGCAACTATCGCAAGTTGAACGGCCTCTCCGACCCCCAGGACGCCTTTTTCGTGGCCGGCAGTGCCAGCGACGTCGGCATTTCCATCGGCAATCAGCCCCGCGTCTACAAGAACCTGGGTGAGCAGATGCTCGACGTCATGGCCATGACCACGGGCACGGACATGCGGGCCAAGAGCGCGGCCGCTGAAAGGTATCAGCAGATCGTCAACGCGGCTGGCGGCAATACCAGCACCCCCTCCGAGGGCGGTTATCTGGTGGAGACTGACAAGGCGGCCGACATCGCCACCACGGCCATTCAGACCGGCGTCTTTTCGTCCCGGTGCTCCATCCAGCCCATCGGCCCGAACGCGGACAGCTATTCCTACTTGGCCGCGGATGATCGTGACCGCTCGGATGGCAAAATCAACGGCGTGAGCGTCTACCGCAAGGGCGAAGCGGATCTGATGCAGGACGGCGGCAAGGCGAAGCTGCAGGAACGCGAGTTGCGCCTGGAAGATTTGTATGGCTTGGTCTACGTCACGAACCGGATGCTCAGGGACGCGCCGGCCATGGCCGCCTATACGAAGCGCGTGCTTCGCCAGCAGCTTTCCTTCCGTCTGGATTCCGAGATCTGGTCCGGCAACGGCGCGGGGCAGTGCCTTGGCGTCATGAATTCCAATCTGCCCGTGACCGTGGCCAAGGAAACCAGCCAGACTGCCGGCACGATCGTGGCGGAAAACGTCGTCAAGATGATGGGCCGATTCAAGGGCAACCTGCGCAGCGCCTGCTGGTTCATCAATCAGGACTGCCTGCCGCAGTTCCCGCTGATGAAGATCGGCGACACCCCGGTCTACACGCCCGACTTCCGGGGCAATCCCTTCGGCGCTCTGTTCAGCTTGCCGATTGTGCCGGTGGAGTTCTGCGCGACCTTGGGCAACCTCGGTGACATCGTGTTGGCCGACTGGTCGGAATATTTGCTCGTAACCAAGGGCGGAGTCGAGGAAGCCGAGTCCATCCACGTGAAGTTCCTGACCGATGAGACGGCTTTCAGGTTCATCATGCGGAACAATGGGCAACCGATGCACGACAAGCCCATCACGCCCCTGAATGGCACAAACACCCTTTCCCCGTTCGTGACCCTGGCCGCGCGGACCGAGTAG
- a CDS encoding tape measure protein codes for MAIRIPGIFVEIQGDYNQLRADLNTARGIVNGAATDMSNALNNALSPRQAGNGINALIADLSKLNNASRLTGKEFDALGVDLGQLQRLTGLTAAEFSQLQTRMLQTKAAQVQERALRSVAQAAGLTRHEIQRLGAQMGVDALAVKRVSDSMSGAADSAGMLGAAARAALAYLSVDAVVRFGGAVLNAGIAMDSLQRSFEAITGSEAGAAELMGWLRDEASRLGQNFYELAPAFKSLTAAARGTTLEGEETRKIFSAVTAASTALGLSVDQTKGTLLAMEQMISKGTVSMEELRRQLGDRLPGAFQLAAKAMGVSTAELNKMVAEGQVMADDLLPKLAAELQRVYGQAAQTAALETAQAAVNGLSEEWTDLKNNMFHSESAVAGINLVTQAIAGLNSMISQVQQGKTHWIWDGLQMEPMDPSRYRGKVNRDMVMPAYTPPAATVEAPKAQSKSEKAAADRAAKAAAKAYEKMLEDGRKAAEAVDAWGEKYEDARVRAIADSVAANQQALEKDLQLVTEFADRFKAVVLGETEFKLDQIDAQAAAYIKAGADEVAVARWVAAEKLAISRDWQDGAARALQAYSDEATNAAAAVEDVMGMAFQGIEDMVVEFVKTGKLEFADLVTSINAEIARLAFKSLAAESYDWLGSALQLGMSAASAYFGGGGSTLNPSVAPSGASGLYYSVGHHGGGVVGSEASFMRPVPAETFAGAPRYHNGLMPDEFPAILQKGEGVFTRGQMEAMGGGASNGEIRTLLREIAQGVRAQRGTKVVNAIGKGAIANELSGSEGEQVIFNHIRRNPAAVRRMLGL; via the coding sequence GTGGCTATCCGAATTCCCGGCATATTTGTTGAAATTCAGGGCGACTACAACCAACTTCGGGCGGACTTGAACACCGCGCGCGGCATCGTGAACGGGGCGGCCACGGATATGTCGAACGCCCTGAACAACGCCCTCTCCCCGCGTCAGGCAGGCAACGGCATCAACGCGCTGATTGCGGACTTGTCCAAGCTCAACAACGCGTCGAGGCTGACCGGCAAGGAATTCGACGCCCTTGGGGTGGACCTCGGCCAGTTGCAGCGGCTCACGGGGTTGACAGCGGCCGAGTTCTCGCAACTTCAGACGCGGATGCTGCAGACGAAAGCGGCCCAGGTTCAGGAACGGGCGCTGCGGTCGGTTGCCCAGGCCGCTGGACTGACCCGCCACGAGATCCAGCGTCTAGGCGCCCAAATGGGCGTGGACGCCCTGGCGGTCAAGCGCGTGTCCGACTCCATGAGTGGCGCGGCCGATTCCGCGGGCATGTTGGGCGCGGCCGCGCGCGCTGCGTTGGCATATTTGTCCGTTGACGCCGTGGTGCGATTTGGCGGCGCAGTCCTCAATGCCGGAATTGCCATGGATTCGCTGCAGCGTTCATTCGAGGCCATCACGGGAAGCGAGGCCGGCGCCGCGGAACTTATGGGATGGCTCCGGGACGAAGCAAGCCGACTCGGACAGAACTTCTACGAACTGGCCCCGGCCTTCAAATCACTGACGGCGGCCGCCCGAGGAACGACGCTTGAAGGCGAGGAAACCCGCAAGATATTCTCGGCAGTCACGGCCGCGTCAACGGCGTTGGGACTTTCCGTCGACCAGACAAAGGGCACCTTGCTTGCCATGGAGCAGATGATTTCGAAGGGCACCGTGAGCATGGAAGAACTGCGCAGGCAGTTGGGCGACCGACTTCCGGGCGCGTTCCAGTTGGCGGCCAAGGCCATGGGCGTCTCGACGGCCGAGCTCAACAAAATGGTGGCTGAAGGCCAAGTCATGGCTGACGATCTGCTTCCGAAGTTGGCGGCCGAGCTCCAGCGCGTCTACGGCCAAGCAGCCCAGACGGCGGCCCTGGAAACCGCACAAGCTGCGGTCAATGGCCTGTCCGAGGAATGGACCGACCTGAAGAACAATATGTTCCACAGCGAGTCGGCCGTGGCAGGAATCAACCTTGTTACGCAGGCCATCGCGGGCTTGAACAGCATGATTTCCCAGGTCCAGCAAGGCAAGACCCACTGGATCTGGGACGGGCTCCAGATGGAGCCTATGGACCCGAGCCGATACCGCGGCAAGGTCAACCGTGATATGGTCATGCCCGCTTATACTCCCCCGGCGGCGACCGTGGAGGCTCCCAAGGCCCAAAGCAAATCTGAAAAGGCGGCGGCTGACCGGGCCGCGAAGGCGGCCGCGAAGGCCTACGAGAAGATGCTGGAGGACGGCAGGAAGGCGGCCGAGGCCGTCGACGCATGGGGTGAGAAGTACGAGGACGCGCGCGTGCGTGCCATCGCGGATTCAGTGGCCGCGAACCAGCAAGCCCTGGAAAAGGACCTGCAGCTTGTGACCGAGTTCGCCGACCGGTTCAAGGCCGTGGTCCTCGGGGAGACGGAATTCAAGCTGGACCAGATTGACGCGCAGGCGGCCGCCTACATCAAGGCCGGCGCGGACGAGGTGGCCGTGGCCCGGTGGGTGGCCGCCGAAAAGTTGGCCATATCGCGCGACTGGCAGGATGGTGCGGCAAGGGCGCTGCAGGCCTATTCAGACGAGGCCACGAACGCAGCGGCGGCCGTCGAGGACGTCATGGGCATGGCCTTCCAGGGCATCGAGGACATGGTTGTCGAGTTCGTGAAGACCGGAAAACTGGAATTCGCGGACTTGGTGACGAGCATCAACGCCGAAATTGCCCGCCTGGCGTTCAAGTCCCTGGCGGCGGAATCCTATGACTGGCTAGGTTCTGCGCTGCAACTCGGAATGTCCGCGGCGTCTGCATACTTCGGCGGCGGCGGGAGCACGTTGAACCCGTCCGTGGCCCCGTCCGGCGCGTCCGGCTTGTATTACTCGGTCGGGCACCATGGCGGAGGCGTCGTCGGTTCTGAGGCGTCGTTTATGCGTCCGGTGCCTGCGGAGACATTCGCGGGCGCTCCCCGCTACCACAACGGGCTCATGCCGGATGAATTCCCGGCCATCCTGCAGAAGGGAGAGGGCGTTTTCACGCGTGGCCAGATGGAAGCCATGGGCGGCGGCGCATCGAACGGTGAAATCCGGACCCTACTGCGTGAGATTGCCCAGGGCGTCAGGGCGCAGCGTGGGACCAAGGTAGTCAACGCCATTGGAAAGGGAGCCATCGCCAACGAGTTGTCAGGGTCTGAGGGCGAGCAGGTTATTTTTAACCACATCCGCAGGAACCCCGCGGCGGTGCGGCGTATGCTGGGGCTGTAG
- a CDS encoding type I restriction-modification system subunit M — protein MNGETHSQLAGFIWSICNLLRGPYKRNEYRKVILPLTVLRRFECLLATTRQAVLDEFRVLETKPERVQQARLQQISGHRFYNLSKMQFALPEKDIHSLLDDPNNLAANLNNYITGFSANVRAIMEKFKFSEQIAHMAEKNILFEVIKAFAKVDLSPERVDQMQMGYVFEELIRIGAEQSNEEAGEHFTPREVIKLMVNLLLAPEQDLAKSHVVKTIYDPACGTGGMLSVAEEYIRHLNSEAKPKVFGQDWNDEAWAVCKSDMLIKGEDADNIILGDTFAQDGFKSDADGNRWTFDYMLANPPFGVEWKQQQKFIQREADLLGFDGRFGAGTPRINDGALLFLQHMISKMRPVERGGSRIGIVFNGSPLFTGDAGSGESEIRRWIIEKDWLEAIVALPEQLFYNTGIATYIWVITNRKHDEREGAGFH, from the coding sequence ATGAATGGCGAAACGCACAGCCAGCTTGCTGGATTTATATGGAGTATCTGCAATCTATTGCGCGGCCCGTACAAGCGCAACGAGTACCGCAAAGTCATCTTGCCCCTTACGGTATTGCGTCGATTTGAGTGCCTGCTTGCAACCACGCGCCAGGCAGTTCTTGATGAATTCCGCGTTTTGGAAACGAAGCCGGAGCGGGTCCAGCAGGCGAGATTGCAGCAAATTTCAGGTCATCGCTTCTATAACCTTTCTAAGATGCAGTTTGCACTGCCCGAGAAGGATATTCACTCTCTCCTCGATGATCCCAATAATCTTGCGGCTAATCTGAACAACTACATCACCGGATTTTCCGCAAATGTGCGGGCCATCATGGAGAAGTTCAAGTTCAGCGAGCAGATTGCTCATATGGCCGAGAAAAACATTCTTTTCGAAGTCATCAAGGCGTTTGCAAAGGTTGATCTTTCGCCGGAGCGCGTCGACCAGATGCAGATGGGGTACGTGTTTGAGGAGTTGATCAGGATCGGGGCTGAACAATCCAACGAGGAAGCCGGAGAGCATTTCACTCCGCGCGAAGTCATCAAGCTTATGGTCAACCTGCTGCTTGCGCCCGAGCAGGACCTTGCCAAGAGCCACGTGGTCAAAACCATCTACGATCCTGCCTGCGGCACCGGCGGCATGCTTTCCGTCGCTGAGGAGTACATTCGCCATCTGAACAGCGAGGCCAAACCCAAAGTTTTCGGGCAGGACTGGAATGATGAAGCCTGGGCTGTGTGCAAATCGGACATGCTGATCAAAGGCGAGGATGCGGACAATATCATCCTGGGTGACACATTTGCCCAAGACGGCTTCAAGTCTGACGCCGACGGCAACAGATGGACGTTCGACTACATGTTGGCCAATCCGCCCTTTGGCGTCGAGTGGAAGCAGCAGCAGAAGTTCATCCAGCGAGAAGCCGACCTCCTGGGTTTTGACGGGCGGTTCGGTGCCGGTACGCCGCGTATCAACGATGGCGCCCTTCTTTTTCTGCAACACATGATTTCCAAGATGCGTCCTGTCGAGAGAGGTGGAAGCCGTATCGGAATCGTCTTCAACGGGTCACCGCTCTTCACTGGAGATGCCGGCAGCGGGGAAAGCGAGATCCGTCGCTGGATCATCGAAAAGGACTGGCTGGAAGCAATCGTAGCACTGCCCGAACAGCTTTTTTACAACACCGGCATCGCCACCTACATCTGGGTTATCACAAACAGAAAACACGATGAGCGCGAAGGTGCGGGATTTCACTGA
- the istB gene encoding IS21-like element helper ATPase IstB has product MLINQAIEKLAQMKLEGFLDGLREQMGSPAFGDMPFEDRLGLLVDREFTLRENRRLTRRLQETRLKTRADVEDVDFRAKRGLDKRVYLELAGCSWISRHHNLIITGPTGVGKSYLACALGRKACREGYRTIYYRFSDFIRELTISVVDGSYPKLAAKLAKRDLLIIDDWLRDPVSADQARQIIDILDDRFRNKSTLLTSQAPVPSWHERFKDPTLADAILDRLVHDAHRLELKGDSMRKNTSPLTENGH; this is encoded by the coding sequence ATGCTGATCAATCAGGCTATAGAAAAGCTGGCCCAGATGAAGCTTGAGGGATTTCTGGACGGACTGCGGGAACAGATGGGCTCGCCGGCATTCGGCGACATGCCCTTCGAGGACAGGCTAGGTCTGCTTGTGGACCGGGAATTTACGCTGCGGGAGAATCGACGGCTGACCCGCCGCCTTCAGGAAACGCGTCTTAAAACCAGGGCTGACGTCGAGGACGTGGACTTCAGGGCCAAGAGAGGACTCGACAAGAGGGTCTATCTGGAACTCGCCGGCTGCTCCTGGATCTCCCGCCACCACAACCTCATCATCACGGGGCCGACCGGAGTCGGAAAGAGCTATCTCGCCTGCGCTCTGGGACGAAAGGCTTGCCGCGAGGGCTACCGGACCATCTACTACCGTTTCTCGGACTTCATCAGGGAACTGACCATCTCTGTCGTGGATGGTTCCTATCCGAAGCTTGCCGCAAAGCTCGCCAAGAGGGATCTGCTCATCATCGACGACTGGCTCAGGGACCCCGTTTCGGCGGATCAGGCCAGACAGATCATCGACATCCTCGATGACCGCTTCAGGAACAAATCGACCTTGCTGACCAGCCAGGCGCCGGTACCGTCCTGGCATGAACGGTTCAAGGACCCGACCCTGGCGGACGCCATCCTGGACCGTCTCGTCCACGACGCCCACCGCCTGGAACTCAAGGGGGATTCCATGCGAAAGAACACCTCCCCCTTGACGGAAAACGGCCACTAA
- the istA gene encoding IS21 family transposase — translation MRKVNEVLRLFHMAGVSQNEIAGAVGLARSTVQKYIQRASDAGITWPLPEGMSADKLDALLFPRSLPSVDAVKGKALPDWERVRHELARKGVTLRLLWLEYHQEHPDGYRYTRFCQLYRAWAGSKRVVMRFEHKAGEKTFVDFAGPTMEIIDPLTGVVSKAQIFVATIGASSYTFAHAVPGQDIASWLSCHVRAFRYFGGVSAILVPDNLKAGVSKACRYDPDVNPAYQELAEHYGVAVIPARAGKPRDKAKAEVAVQNVERWVLAPLRDRRFFSFEELNAAMAEKLAELNDRVMREYGKSRRELFELWDRSELKPLPPTDYELATWKKVRVNLDYHIEVDRHYYSVPYTLAHKTVDVRFTGNMVEVFHENVRVASHPRSRVPHRHTTLPTHMPLAHQEAANCSGGRIRAWARSIGPSALAVVNAIIEARSHPEQGYRSSLGLLRLEKAYGRARLEQACQRALHFGLLTRRHVMHILENKQDLLTIAEEDEAFGGHANVRGADFYH, via the coding sequence ATGAGAAAGGTGAACGAGGTATTGAGGCTCTTCCACATGGCTGGAGTGAGCCAGAACGAAATTGCCGGAGCCGTCGGTCTGGCCCGGTCAACCGTCCAGAAATATATCCAACGCGCCAGTGATGCAGGCATCACGTGGCCCCTCCCCGAGGGCATGAGCGCCGACAAGCTCGACGCCTTGCTCTTTCCCCGTTCCCTGCCGTCCGTCGATGCCGTGAAGGGTAAAGCGCTTCCCGACTGGGAACGCGTCCGCCATGAACTGGCCCGCAAAGGCGTGACGTTGCGGCTCCTCTGGCTCGAATATCATCAGGAGCACCCCGACGGGTACCGCTACACCAGGTTCTGCCAGCTCTATCGGGCCTGGGCCGGTAGTAAGCGCGTCGTCATGCGTTTCGAGCACAAGGCCGGCGAGAAGACCTTTGTGGACTTCGCCGGGCCGACCATGGAGATCATCGATCCCCTGACCGGAGTCGTCAGCAAGGCCCAAATCTTTGTCGCCACCATCGGAGCGTCCAGCTACACGTTCGCCCATGCCGTTCCGGGGCAGGACATCGCCTCATGGCTGTCATGCCACGTCCGGGCCTTCCGCTACTTCGGCGGTGTCAGCGCCATCCTGGTGCCCGACAACCTCAAGGCCGGCGTCTCCAAGGCCTGTCGTTACGACCCCGACGTCAATCCGGCGTATCAGGAACTAGCCGAGCATTACGGCGTGGCGGTCATCCCGGCCCGCGCCGGAAAACCCCGGGACAAGGCCAAAGCCGAGGTGGCGGTCCAAAATGTCGAGAGATGGGTCCTGGCTCCCTTGCGGGACAGGCGGTTCTTCTCATTCGAAGAACTCAACGCGGCCATGGCCGAGAAGCTTGCCGAACTGAACGACCGGGTCATGCGGGAGTACGGGAAGTCACGGCGGGAACTCTTCGAACTCTGGGACCGGTCCGAACTCAAGCCTCTCCCGCCGACCGATTACGAGCTGGCCACATGGAAGAAGGTCCGGGTCAACCTCGACTACCACATCGAGGTCGACAGGCATTACTACTCCGTCCCGTACACCCTGGCACACAAGACCGTGGACGTCAGGTTCACCGGCAACATGGTGGAGGTCTTCCACGAGAACGTGCGTGTGGCCTCGCATCCAAGGAGCCGCGTTCCGCACAGGCATACGACGCTGCCAACGCACATGCCCTTGGCGCATCAGGAAGCGGCAAACTGCTCGGGCGGCAGGATCAGGGCCTGGGCCAGAAGCATCGGGCCGTCGGCCCTCGCCGTGGTCAACGCCATTATCGAGGCCCGTTCTCACCCGGAACAGGGATACCGCAGCAGCCTCGGCCTGCTCAGGCTGGAGAAAGCATACGGCCGAGCACGCCTGGAGCAGGCCTGCCAGCGGGCCCTGCATTTCGGGCTGCTGACCAGGCGACACGTCATGCACATCCTGGAGAACAAGCAGGATCTGCTCACAATAGCCGAGGAGGATGAAGCCTTCGGCGGTCATGCAAACGTCCGCGGCGCGGACTTCTACCACTAA
- a CDS encoding Abi family protein gives MRFAKPPKTFPEQLDLLVSRGMLVDDHDRVLRYLRHLNYYRLTAYWLPFEEDHAAHRFKPGTTFDRVLELYIFDRELRLLVMDAVERFEVSLRTHWAYHLAHAYGPHAHLDAALFKPDRPPQWRHREAVAALQETVRLSSEVFIRHLRDTYDEALPPVWALCEIMTFGQLSKWYANLVSSRDRNAIARQYDLDEKNLSSFLHHLSVIRNYCAHHARLWNREFTIAWSLPLHRPSAVVDSLNRRDGKRIYNVLAMLACLMDIINPGHHWKSRLGDLLRRHPGVRPGAMGFPDDWQELPLWRGKL, from the coding sequence ATGCGATTCGCCAAGCCTCCCAAAACCTTCCCTGAGCAGCTTGATCTGCTTGTCTCCCGCGGGATGCTGGTCGATGACCATGACCGGGTTCTGCGCTACCTCCGCCATCTGAATTATTACCGTCTGACTGCCTACTGGCTTCCTTTCGAAGAAGACCATGCCGCGCATCGATTCAAGCCTGGCACCACCTTCGACAGGGTGCTTGAGCTCTATATCTTTGACCGGGAGCTCAGGCTGCTGGTCATGGATGCCGTTGAACGATTTGAAGTGTCCCTGCGCACGCATTGGGCTTACCATCTGGCCCACGCCTATGGACCGCACGCCCATCTTGATGCCGCCCTGTTCAAACCGGACAGGCCACCGCAGTGGCGGCATCGTGAAGCTGTTGCCGCCTTGCAGGAAACGGTGCGGCTTAGCTCGGAGGTCTTTATCCGTCATCTGCGGGACACCTATGACGAGGCCCTGCCTCCAGTCTGGGCGCTGTGCGAGATCATGACCTTCGGCCAACTCTCCAAATGGTACGCCAATCTGGTCAGCAGTCGGGATCGAAACGCCATTGCCAGACAATATGATCTGGACGAAAAGAATCTGTCGTCCTTTCTTCATCACCTGTCTGTTATCAGGAATTACTGCGCCCATCATGCCCGCCTCTGGAACCGAGAATTCACCATTGCCTGGAGCCTTCCGCTCCATCGCCCCTCCGCTGTTGTCGACAGCCTGAATCGCCGCGACGGCAAACGAATCTATAACGTTTTGGCGATGCTTGCCTGCCTCATGGACATCATCAATCCCGGCCACCACTGGAAGTCACGGCTTGGCGATCTGCTCCGCCGGCATCCGGGAGTGAGGCCGGGTGCGATGGGGTTTCCTGATGACTGGCAGGAATTGCCTTTGTGGAGGGGGAAGTTGTGA
- a CDS encoding restriction endonuclease subunit S, producing MKYPSYPEYKDSRVPWLGQVPSHWEVKKLGYMAAKIGSGKTPTGGATTYVDEGVLFLRSQNIYDSGLKLEDVVYIENDVDAEMANTRVIENDILLNITGASIGRSCIVPKKLPRANVNQHVCIIRQNKNCHSVFVSWVMKSICIKYQIQNAQNGAARDGLNFDQVGNLLIPLPPLEEENIIVDFLERETERIDTLLEKKRRLIALLKEKRIAIISRTVTRGLPEDVAREFGLEPHRRFKDSGVEWLGDVPDGWKVCKLKTITESRCDGPFGSGLKSEHYTDEGVRVVRLQNIRFAQFDNRVAAYIDREYYQGLGDHSVIPGDVLIAGLGDENNPVGRSCCAPDNLGDAMVKADCFRFRLHRKNAYSPFIALQLSVTANVLAGALSTGTTRGRMNLQVTANREIGLPPFIEQTAIAIYLDRETAKIDRLVEKVEAAIERLQELRSALITAAVTGKIDVRSAFPQKDVA from the coding sequence GTGAAATATCCTAGCTACCCAGAATATAAGGATAGCAGAGTGCCGTGGCTTGGGCAGGTTCCGTCGCATTGGGAAGTAAAGAAGCTTGGCTATATGGCAGCCAAAATTGGGAGCGGGAAGACACCAACTGGCGGAGCCACGACATATGTTGATGAAGGTGTCTTATTTTTACGCAGTCAGAATATTTATGATAGTGGGTTAAAACTCGAAGATGTCGTCTATATTGAAAATGATGTTGATGCTGAAATGGCGAATACTCGTGTCATTGAAAATGACATATTGCTCAATATAACAGGGGCATCAATTGGGAGATCGTGTATAGTTCCAAAAAAATTACCTAGAGCTAATGTAAATCAACACGTTTGCATCATTCGTCAAAATAAAAATTGCCATAGTGTGTTTGTTTCATGGGTGATGAAGTCTATATGTATTAAATATCAGATTCAAAATGCTCAAAATGGTGCTGCTCGAGATGGACTAAATTTTGATCAAGTAGGTAATTTGTTAATACCTCTCCCGCCGCTCGAAGAGGAGAATATTATTGTTGATTTTCTTGAGCGTGAGACAGAAAGAATAGATACTCTATTGGAAAAGAAGCGTAGGTTGATCGCACTCCTCAAAGAGAAACGCATCGCCATTATCTCTCGTACAGTCACGCGTGGGTTGCCCGAAGATGTGGCTAGAGAATTTGGCCTCGAACCACACAGGCGTTTCAAAGATTCTGGTGTCGAATGGTTGGGAGATGTCCCGGACGGATGGAAAGTGTGTAAATTGAAAACTATCACTGAATCTCGTTGTGATGGGCCATTCGGAAGTGGTCTCAAATCCGAGCACTACACTGATGAAGGTGTTCGCGTTGTCCGATTACAAAATATTCGATTTGCACAATTTGACAATCGTGTTGCTGCCTATATTGATAGGGAATACTATCAAGGACTTGGTGATCATTCTGTAATTCCAGGAGATGTATTGATTGCTGGACTTGGCGATGAGAATAATCCCGTAGGGAGATCCTGTTGCGCTCCAGATAATCTTGGCGATGCAATGGTAAAAGCAGATTGTTTCAGGTTTCGCTTGCATCGAAAAAATGCATATTCACCTTTTATCGCGCTACAACTATCTGTAACTGCGAATGTACTTGCTGGAGCGCTTTCAACTGGGACAACTCGTGGTAGGATGAACTTGCAGGTAACTGCAAATCGAGAGATTGGATTGCCTCCATTTATTGAACAAACTGCCATAGCCATCTACCTCGATCGCGAGACCGCTAAAATCGACCGACTGGTGGAAAAGGTCGAAGCCGCCATTGAACGTCTTCAAGAACTCCGTTCTGCCCTGATCACCGCTGCCGTCACCGGCAAAATCGACGTGCGAAGCGCTTTTCCGCAAAAGGATGTAGCATGA